CGGCCCTCTCGGGGGAATCGGTGAAGGGCGCCCGTACGCTTTCTCGAGCCGATCGAGAACGGCCGAAAGCCTCGTCTTCGCCGGCATGGTGACGTTGCCGATACAATATCGCGGCCGGAGGTCAGCCATGAAAGCAGTTACGGTTGCGCTCGTCGTGGGGAGCTCGGTCATCGTATCGGCGCAGACGCCGTCCCCGGAGATGCTCGAGCGCGTGAGACGGTTGCTCCAGGAGGTGCCCCTCATCGACGGGCACAACGATCTTCCCAGCTCTCTTCTCGACTCCGCCGCGGGAGACCTCGAGCGGATCGACATCCGCGAAGTTCAAGTGGAGATGCCCGCCGACCTCCCGCGACTTCGCGAGGGAATGCTAGGCGGGCAGTTCTGGTCGGCCTATGTGGACGTTTCGTTCATGCTGGAAGGCACGGCGCTGCGGCAAGTCCTGCGCGAGATCGACATGATTCACCGGCTCGTGGCGAGCTACCCCGAGCTCGAGCTCGCCCGGACGGCGGACGAGGTCGTGCGTCTCCATCGCCAAGGCAAGATCGCGTCCCTGATCGGCATCGAGGGCGGCCACGCCATCGAGGGCTCGCTCGCCGCATTGCGTATGGTGCACGCTCTCGGGGCGCGCTACATGACACTCACCCACTTCCTGACGACCGACTGGGCCGATTCCGCCACCGACTTCGCCCGCCACGGAGGGCTCACCGAGTTCGGCGAGGAGGTCGTGCGCGAGATGAACCGGCTGGGCATGTTCGTCGATCTCTCTCACGTGAGCGCGGATACGATGAAAGACGCTCTCAGAGTGACCAGGGCTCCGGTGATCTTCTCGCATTCCAGCGCTCGAGCGCTGAACGCCCATCCTCGAAACGTTCCCGACGACGTTCTCCGCCTCGTCGCCGAGAACGGTGGCGTCGTCATGGTGAACTTCATCCCGGGCTACATCGTGCCCACGCCCGAGTCGGAACGCGACGGGCTCGGGCCGGAGATGGGGCTTTCGGCGGACGAGCCTGTCTGGGCGCGACGGCGCGACGAGGTCGCCGAGTCGCTCCGGGCCGAGCTCGACGACGTACGGGAGATCGAACGAAGGCTCCAGGAGTGGGTATCGCGAAACCCGCCACCACGAGGAACCCTCGACGACGTCGCCGACCATATCGACCACATCAGG
This DNA window, taken from Vicinamibacteria bacterium, encodes the following:
- a CDS encoding dipeptidase translates to MKAVTVALVVGSSVIVSAQTPSPEMLERVRRLLQEVPLIDGHNDLPSSLLDSAAGDLERIDIREVQVEMPADLPRLREGMLGGQFWSAYVDVSFMLEGTALRQVLREIDMIHRLVASYPELELARTADEVVRLHRQGKIASLIGIEGGHAIEGSLAALRMVHALGARYMTLTHFLTTDWADSATDFARHGGLTEFGEEVVREMNRLGMFVDLSHVSADTMKDALRVTRAPVIFSHSSARALNAHPRNVPDDVLRLVAENGGVVMVNFIPGYIVPTPESERDGLGPEMGLSADEPVWARRRDEVAESLRAELDDVREIERRLQEWVSRNPPPRGTLDDVADHIDHIRNVAGIDHVGLGSDYYDAGGPSMAEGLDDITRFPALLAELLVRGYTDDEVKKVAGLNLLRAMREMERVAGELQRERSPGLSELSPVRAR